Proteins found in one Miscanthus floridulus cultivar M001 chromosome 4, ASM1932011v1, whole genome shotgun sequence genomic segment:
- the LOC136548858 gene encoding uncharacterized protein — translation MACHGSTKCPPYELVYGNVAILSWEIRIGSWRIESQENLTAGDYKVLMMDDLEDLNGHRLHALENIEANKLRIAKYYDKKVKVKQFHEGELVWKLILPIGTKDSAYGKRSPDWEGLYHITRCVPGNAYFYEMLEGEEFNRALNGKHFKKYYPSIWVDA, via the coding sequence ATGGCATGCCACGGATCAACTAAGTGCCCTCCTTATGAATTAGTTTATGGAAATGTAGCCATTCTTTCTTGGGAGATCAGAATTGGATCATGGCGTATTGAATCTCAAGAAAATCTAACAGCCGGTGATTACAAAGTTTTGATGATGGATGATCTAGAAGATCTAAATGGTCATCGGCTTCATGCTTTGGAAAACATTGAAGCTAACAAACTAAGGATCGCCAAATATTATGACAAGAAAGTCAAAGTCAAGCAGTTCCACGAAGGTGAATTGGTTTGGAAGCTGATCCTACCAATTGGGACCAAAGACAGCGCATATGGCAAGCGGTCTCCTGACTGGGAAGGGCTTTATCATATTACTCGATGTGTGCCTGGTAATGCTTACTTCTATGAAATGCTAGAAGGTGAAGAATTCAACAGAGCGCTTAATGGAAAGCACTTCAAGAAGTATTATCCCAGTATTTGGGTCGATGCTTGA